A window of Eriocheir sinensis breed Jianghai 21 chromosome 39, ASM2467909v1, whole genome shotgun sequence contains these coding sequences:
- the LOC127009104 gene encoding natural resistance-associated macrophage protein 2-like isoform X2, producing the protein MMRSTPNYLPVNSVGLGSKGRGALHSAKEFSSTTMTRPFNKEESDEDEGRLPQSVPSPVCPSPNPSPTASPPPFPVQPPAATENSFLTPNEEEFQTYFDNEKIHIPESENKMFSFRKLWAFTGPGFLMSIAYLDPGNIESDLQSGTAASYKLLWVLMWATVLGLVMQRLSARLGTVTGLHLAEVCYRYYPKVPRLLLWIMVEIAIIGSDMQEVIGTSIALYLLSNKAIPLWGGVLLTIADTFTFLSLDRYGLRKLEAFFGLLISVMAVTFGYQYGVSKPDQVEVLKGLFIPGCSGCDNRALLQAVGIVGAVIMPHNLYLHSALVKSREVDRSKKEEVREANKYFFIEASIALLTSFIINVFVVAVFAKGLFGVTNQEVYDRCNATQNSHIDVFPENDELVDADLYKAGVFLGCTYGLGCMYIWAVGILAAGQSSTMTGTYVGQFAMEGFLNLRWKRWQRVLLTRTIAITPTFFIAFYQDINDLTGMNDLLNVIMSLQLPFALIPTLTFTSAHKVMGDFKNGVFTKVLTSLLSVLVIAINLWFVITFLQTSISGQWWAYLIVSMLGIFYFSLIIYLSLYLVPAFGFNFCCNIPLPGISTLDDNCPTLHHSFEGYVTLSSP; encoded by the exons ATGATGCGATCCACCCCTAACTATCTCCCTGTTAACAGTGTGGGGCTGGGATCTAAGGGCAGGGGAGCTTTACATAGTGCTAAAG AATTCTCATCCACAACAATGACTCGGCCATTCAACAAAGAGGAGTCAGATGAGGACGAAGGGAGGCTACCACAGTCTGTCCCTTCGCCAGTCTGCCCAAGCCCGAACCCCAGCCCCACAGCCTCACCCCCACCCTTTCCCGTACAGCCCCCCGCCGCCACAGAGAACTCCTTCCTCACGCCGAATGAAGAGGAGTTCCAGACCTACTTCGACAATGAGAAGATTCACATTCCTGAGTCTGAGAAC AAGATGTTCAGCTTCCGCAAGTTGTGGGCGTTCACGGGCCCCGGCTTCCTCATGAGCATAGCCTACCTGGACCCGGGCAACATAGAGTCTGACCTGCAGTCCGGGACAGCTGCCAGCtacaag CTGCTGTGGGTGCTGATGTGGGCCACGGTGCTGGGCCTGGTGATGCAGCGGCTCTCGGCCAGGCTGGGGACGGTGACTGGGCTGCACTTGGCCGAGGTCTGCTACCGTTACTACCCCAAGGTGCCGCGCCTCCTGCTCTGGATCATGGTGGAGATCGCCATCATCGGCTCGGACATGCAGGAGGTGATCGGGACCTCCATCGCCCTCTACTTGCTGTCCAACAAGGC TATCCCTCTCTGGGGCGGTGTGCTGCTGACCATCGctgacaccttcaccttcctctcgctGGATCGGTATGGCCTGCGCAAGCTTGAGGCGTTCTTCGGACTCCTCATCTCCGTCATGGCCGTCACCTTTGGCTACCAGTACGGCGTGTCCAAGCCAGACCAGGTGGAGGTTCTCAAGGGTCTCTTCATCCCTGGTTGCTCTGGCTGTGATAACCGGGCTCTCCTCCAGGCTGTGGGCATCGTGGGAGCTGTCATCATGCCCCATAACCTGTACCTCCACTCGGCGTTGGTTAAG TCACGCGAGGTGGACCGcagcaagaaggaggaggtgcgGGAGGCCAACAAGTACTTCTTCATCGAGGCGAGCAttgccctcctcacctccttcatcaTCAACGTCTTCGTCGTCGCCGTCTTCGCCAAGGGGCTCTTCGGGGTCACCAATCAGGAGGTG TATGACCGCTGCAATGCCACGCAGAACAGCCACATCGATGTCTTCCCG GAGAACGATGAACTGGTGGACGCCGATCTCTACAAGGCCGGGGTGTTCCTGGGCTGCACTTACGGCCTGGGCTGCATGTACATCTGGGCCGTGGGCATCCTGGCGGCCGGGCAGAGCTCCACCATGACTGGCACCTATGTGGGACAGTTTGCCATGGAG GGCTTTCTGAACCTGCGCTGGAAGAGGTGGCAGCGAGTGTTGCTGACACGGACAATTGCCATCACCCCAACCTTCTTTATTGCCTTTTACCAG GACATCAATGACCTCACTGGGATGAATGACCTCCTCAACGTCATCATGTCCCTGCAGCTCCCCTTTGCTCTCATCCCCACCCTGACCTTCACCTCAGCTCACAAGGTTATGGGCGACTTTAAAAATGGAGT GTTCACCAAGGTCCTGACATCACTTCTCTCAGTATTAGTCATTGCCATCAACTTGTGGTTCGTCATCACCTTCCTGCAGACCAGCATCAGCGGCCAGTGGTGGGCGTACCTCATAGTGAGCATGCTTGGCATCTTCTACTTCAGCCTCATCAtctacctctccctctacctGGTGCCGGCGTTTGGCTTCAACTTCTGCTGCAACATTCCG
- the LOC127009104 gene encoding natural resistance-associated macrophage protein 2-like isoform X1: MMRSTPNYLPVNSVGLGSKGRGALHSAKEFSSTTMTRPFNKEESDEDEGRLPQSVPSPVCPSPNPSPTASPPPFPVQPPAATENSFLTPNEEEFQTYFDNEKIHIPESENKMFSFRKLWAFTGPGFLMSIAYLDPGNIESDLQSGTAASYKLLWVLMWATVLGLVMQRLSARLGTVTGLHLAEVCYRYYPKVPRLLLWIMVEIAIIGSDMQEVIGTSIALYLLSNKAIPLWGGVLLTIADTFTFLSLDRYGLRKLEAFFGLLISVMAVTFGYQYGVSKPDQVEVLKGLFIPGCSGCDNRALLQAVGIVGAVIMPHNLYLHSALVKSREVDRSKKEEVREANKYFFIEASIALLTSFIINVFVVAVFAKGLFGVTNQEVYDRCNATQNSHIDVFPENDELVDADLYKAGVFLGCTYGLGCMYIWAVGILAAGQSSTMTGTYVGQFAMEGFLNLRWKRWQRVLLTRTIAITPTFFIAFYQDINDLTGMNDLLNVIMSLQLPFALIPTLTFTSAHKVMGDFKNGVFTKVLTSLLSVLVIAINLWFVITFLQTSISGQWWAYLIVSMLGIFYFSLIIYLSLYLVPAFGFNFCCNIPFVSDHIEEAAYILDDLSEEVTEGVPVTFYSGQQALTSEEPN; the protein is encoded by the exons ATGATGCGATCCACCCCTAACTATCTCCCTGTTAACAGTGTGGGGCTGGGATCTAAGGGCAGGGGAGCTTTACATAGTGCTAAAG AATTCTCATCCACAACAATGACTCGGCCATTCAACAAAGAGGAGTCAGATGAGGACGAAGGGAGGCTACCACAGTCTGTCCCTTCGCCAGTCTGCCCAAGCCCGAACCCCAGCCCCACAGCCTCACCCCCACCCTTTCCCGTACAGCCCCCCGCCGCCACAGAGAACTCCTTCCTCACGCCGAATGAAGAGGAGTTCCAGACCTACTTCGACAATGAGAAGATTCACATTCCTGAGTCTGAGAAC AAGATGTTCAGCTTCCGCAAGTTGTGGGCGTTCACGGGCCCCGGCTTCCTCATGAGCATAGCCTACCTGGACCCGGGCAACATAGAGTCTGACCTGCAGTCCGGGACAGCTGCCAGCtacaag CTGCTGTGGGTGCTGATGTGGGCCACGGTGCTGGGCCTGGTGATGCAGCGGCTCTCGGCCAGGCTGGGGACGGTGACTGGGCTGCACTTGGCCGAGGTCTGCTACCGTTACTACCCCAAGGTGCCGCGCCTCCTGCTCTGGATCATGGTGGAGATCGCCATCATCGGCTCGGACATGCAGGAGGTGATCGGGACCTCCATCGCCCTCTACTTGCTGTCCAACAAGGC TATCCCTCTCTGGGGCGGTGTGCTGCTGACCATCGctgacaccttcaccttcctctcgctGGATCGGTATGGCCTGCGCAAGCTTGAGGCGTTCTTCGGACTCCTCATCTCCGTCATGGCCGTCACCTTTGGCTACCAGTACGGCGTGTCCAAGCCAGACCAGGTGGAGGTTCTCAAGGGTCTCTTCATCCCTGGTTGCTCTGGCTGTGATAACCGGGCTCTCCTCCAGGCTGTGGGCATCGTGGGAGCTGTCATCATGCCCCATAACCTGTACCTCCACTCGGCGTTGGTTAAG TCACGCGAGGTGGACCGcagcaagaaggaggaggtgcgGGAGGCCAACAAGTACTTCTTCATCGAGGCGAGCAttgccctcctcacctccttcatcaTCAACGTCTTCGTCGTCGCCGTCTTCGCCAAGGGGCTCTTCGGGGTCACCAATCAGGAGGTG TATGACCGCTGCAATGCCACGCAGAACAGCCACATCGATGTCTTCCCG GAGAACGATGAACTGGTGGACGCCGATCTCTACAAGGCCGGGGTGTTCCTGGGCTGCACTTACGGCCTGGGCTGCATGTACATCTGGGCCGTGGGCATCCTGGCGGCCGGGCAGAGCTCCACCATGACTGGCACCTATGTGGGACAGTTTGCCATGGAG GGCTTTCTGAACCTGCGCTGGAAGAGGTGGCAGCGAGTGTTGCTGACACGGACAATTGCCATCACCCCAACCTTCTTTATTGCCTTTTACCAG GACATCAATGACCTCACTGGGATGAATGACCTCCTCAACGTCATCATGTCCCTGCAGCTCCCCTTTGCTCTCATCCCCACCCTGACCTTCACCTCAGCTCACAAGGTTATGGGCGACTTTAAAAATGGAGT GTTCACCAAGGTCCTGACATCACTTCTCTCAGTATTAGTCATTGCCATCAACTTGTGGTTCGTCATCACCTTCCTGCAGACCAGCATCAGCGGCCAGTGGTGGGCGTACCTCATAGTGAGCATGCTTGGCATCTTCTACTTCAGCCTCATCAtctacctctccctctacctGGTGCCGGCGTTTGGCTTCAACTTCTGCTGCAACATTCCG
- the LOC127009130 gene encoding E3 SUMO-protein ligase NSE2-like — MDTNFFNILEKARSQVNDCTAGILAYIDDDEQRAKYLKDMEDVLTGLVSCEHKVAVTRQAVKEATNRALDESTEQIGVSLFDDLVEESISELEQDSPLEQAVAEATSLQLFRKQVEEFNAKEDEDSGEEELVAVQVGPSFIDPISKKKMTDPVRNKKCQHVYDRASVTSMISKTLLV; from the exons atggacACGAATTTCTTTAACATCCTCGAGAAGGCGCGGAGCCAGGTCAACGACTGTACCGCCGGCATTCTGGCCTACATCGACGATG ATGAGCAGAGGGCCAAGTATCTCAAGGATATGGAGGATGTGCTGACTGGCCTGGTGAGCTGCGAACACAAGGTGGCCGTGACGCGCCAGGCCGTGAAGGAAGCCACGAACCGGGCGCTGGATGAGAGCACAGAACAGATTGGTGTCAGCCTCTTTGATGAT TTGGTTGAGGAGAGCATCAGTGAGCTGGAGCAAGACTCGCCCTTGGAGCAAGCAGTGGCCGAGGCAACCAGTCTTCAGTTGTTCAGAAAGCAGGTGGAGGAATTCAATG cAAAGGAGGATGAAGACAGTGGTGAGGAGGAGCTGGTGGCAGTGCAGGTCGGCCCATCCTTTATTGACCCCATCAGCAAGAAGAAGATGACGGACCCGGTCAGGAACAAGAAGTGCCAACACGTGTATGACCGCGCCTCCGTCACCAGCATGATATCCAAGACGCTGCTGGTTTAG